The following are encoded together in the Lactuca sativa cultivar Salinas chromosome 1, Lsat_Salinas_v11, whole genome shotgun sequence genome:
- the LOC111893535 gene encoding 30S ribosomal protein S13, chloroplastic, with amino-acid sequence MAQALATPVAPSLSLICTTSSSFKSKSASNSLSFSTFNPPKVGGLSIRCARVGGVEIPNNKRVQYSLQYIHGIGRTRALEILNDLKMDNKITKDLSEEELIILRDEVSKYMIEGDLRRFNALAIRRLKEIQCYRGVRHIQGLPCRGQRTKNNCRTLKGKKIAIAGKKKAPR; translated from the exons ATGGCTCAAGCGCTAGCAACACCCGTCGCACCTTCACTCTCTCTTATCTGCACAACCTCATCTTCCTTCAAATCCAAATCCGCTTCAAACTCTCTATCATTCTCAACTTTCAATCCTCCAAAG GTTGGTGGGTTGAGCATAAGATGCGCTCGTGTTGGAGGAGTTGAGATACCGAACAACAAGAGAGTTCAGTATTCGCTACAGTACATTCATGGAATTGGGCGTACCAGAGCTCTTGAGATCCTCAACGACCTCAAAATGGACAACAAAATCACAAAAGATTTATCGGAAGAAGAGCTGATTATTCTTCGTGATGAAGTTTCTAAGTACATGATTGAAGGAGACCTC AGGCGATTCAATGCGCTTGCAATTAGGAGATTGAAAGAAATTCAGTGCTACAGAGGTGTACGCCACATTCAGGGACTCCCTTGTAGAGGACAGCGAACGAAGAACAATTGCAGGACTTTGAAGGGCAAAAAGATTGCAATTGCTGGCAAAAAGAAGGCCCCTCGTTAG